The Gammaproteobacteria bacterium genome includes the window CTGATCGTAATATTCAGTTTGTTTCAGTGCATGGTGATGACGCCATGTTGGCAGCAGCAGTCAAGGTAAAAAAGGATCTAAAAATTCTCGCGGTTACCGTGTTAACAAGTTTAAATCGACAAGATCTTGATGACCTGGGATTTCAATGCGAAGTGGAAGACTTAGTATTATCGCGGGCCAAACGCGCGCTTCAGATTGGTTGCGACGGAATTATTTCTTCCGGGTTAGAAGTAGCAAAATTACGTGAACACTTTGGAAGTTCGTTTATTGTGGTTTCTCCGGGAATTCGCCCTGTGGAAAATCGCCTGGAAGATGATCAAAAGCGAGTTGTCACAGTGGAACAGGCATTCCACAATGGAGCAGATTATATTGTTGTTGGTCGTCCCATTCGGGATTCTATTGATCCACGCATCACTGCAGAAGATATTCAAACGAGCATCACGCGTGCTATTTCTTTTTATACAGATCCGCTTCTCCCTCTGGCCTAATCTTAAACCGCTTATAACTCCACTGATATTGTTCTGGATGACGACGAATGCACTCCTCGACTCCTGCGTTTAGACAAGCGCAGCTCCGTTCAATATCGGTATCGTTGATTCCTTGATCACCAGGAACAAAGTGAATATGAAATCCTTGTCCACGCGGAAGCCGCTCGGCGTAAACAAAAAATACAGGTACGTTATTTTTATTGGCCAAGCGTGATAATAGCACCATTGTATTTGCTGAAATACCAAAGAAGGGCGCGAAAACTCCCATTCCCTGGCCTGGATTGTGATCGGGAAGAATTGCCACGACTTCACCTTGCATCAAGCTCTGATAAAGCGATTTTACTCCGCGAATATCCGTAGCTACTAAGCGCGCGCCTCCTCGGGCACGCGCCAAACGTACCCGTTCTCCCAAGCCAGCCAGGCGTGGCGGGCGGTAAAGTGTGGTAACGGGGTAGTGTTTGGAAAGATAAAGCCCTGCCATCTCCCAAGCTCCAAGATGAGGTCCTGCCGTAATTGCTCCCCGTCCTTGGGCCAATGCCGCTTGAAAGGCGTCCTCACCACTCACTTTCTTGACTAATGCCAACACCTTTGGTAATTCCCACGTCCAAAGCGCCCCCATTTCCGTAAAAGTTTTTCCAGTCTCGATTAAAGTTCGTCGCACCAGGCGTTGACGCTCAATTTTCTGTAGTTCTGGAAAACAAAGGCGTAAATTAATTTCGATTATGCGTCGTACAGGATTGGGAAATAGATTCGCCACCATTCCCAAAATGATACCCAGGCCACGCACAACACATTGGGGCAGCGCCGCGAATAATCGAAATCCTATCCAAATTAAATGGTTCCGTATCACTATTAAATTCTCTACAATTTTGATTAGCCACATGCAATCATCAACAAAAATGTAAAATTTGGAAATCGCCTAATCGAAAGAGGAAATGCACAATTTTTCTAGTGTAACCCTTGCTTGCTTATAGTCGAATTGATTGATATGGTGTTTGAAGATTTTATAAAGTGACTTACGATCCGTCGGTAGAGCTTTTTCAAATTCTGTCAACAATTCGTCTGGAATTAAATCCATTTCCGTCATCAAAAATTGAAGTTGTTCGGTCAATTTAGCTAAGGTTTCTGGATTTCCCGTAGTGTCAGTCAAGCTCGACGCTGGCTCGACACATCGCGCAATTTCTGCAAGGGCATGGTCATGCATTTCGCGTAGAGCTTCCAGCGAGCTGACGGTATATTTTCCACAACGAAGTTCAGCGTCGAGTTTTTCCGCCGCCCGGTGCAGATCAATCGCGCCGATATTGCCCGCTGCCCCCTTGAGTCGATGAGTAATCAAGCTGGCTTGTTTGATTTTCTCCGCCGCGAGTGCCCGGTCAATTTCGTTCAAGTCCTCTCGGACACTATCGGAAAATTGCTCAAGTATGCCGAGGATTTCAGCGCGGCTGGTAAAAATTCCACAGAGATTAGAAAAATCAAATCCATTTATTTCAAATCCATTAATTTCCGTATGATTTGTGTTTGATGTCAAGGATGGCGCGGGCAGCGGCGGTGGATGAATTGTGGAAGCAACGGTAGTAATCTCGAACCGTTCGGGAATCCAATGCAGCAGCATATCTGCTAGCTCCTCTTGATTGATGGGCTTGCCGATGAACCCGTTCATGCCTGAGGCCAGCACTTGTTCTCGTTCCTCGGGAGTGACACCCGCCGTCAAAGCAATTACCGGCAGCGCTGCTGTTCCGGTTTTGCCCTGACGAATCCAGCGCGTGGCTTCCAGGCCATCCATCTCTGGCATGTGAACATCCATCAGCACCACATCAAACCGCTCATTGACTAGACAATCGAGCGCCTTTTGTCCGTGATCGGCAATTTTGACCACCAAGCCCCAATGTTGCAGTAACCCTTGAATAACTTGTTGATTGATGGTGTTATCTTCTGCCACTAATATCCGCGCACCCGCCAGGCGCCGGACACGGTTGTCAAGCGAAGCTTGCGCGGATCGGATGCGATCCCGGGTATCGATCCGCATTCCAATCATCACTGCGAATGGTAAATGAAAAGAAAAGGCGCTCCCCTTTCCGAGGGAACTTTCCACGGTGAAATCGCTTCCCATCAATAATAGCAGCTCGCGACTAATCGCAAGCCCGAGGCCCGTGCCACCAAACCGGCGTGAAATCGAGCCATCGGCTTGGCTGAAAGGTTGAAATAGTCGCATTACCGTTTCCTCGGACATGCCGATTCCGTTATCCTCGACGCAGAATAACAGGCGTGCTTGTGAATGCTCCATCGCCTGGGCAGTAATCCGTAACAGAACCTGGCCATGTTCGGTGAATTTAATTGCATTACCCAGTAGGTTTGAAAGCACTTGTTGCAATCGCAGCGAATCACCGATTAACTGACGCGGCACTTCCGGTGCCATTTCAATAGTAAAACGCAATGCTTTCTCATTGGCGCGTGGCGAGAATAGATTATGCAGGATATCAGCCAACACATCGAGATCGAAAGGCGCGTTTTCAATAGTCATTCGGCCTGATTCAATTTTCGAGTAGTCAAGAATGTCGTTGAGAATACCGAGCAAACTTTTCGAGGAATCATGAATTTTTCTCAAGTAGTCACGCACCTCCGAAGTAAGCGGTTGATATAATGCTAGTTCAGATAAGCCAATGATGCCATTCATCGGTGTGCGAATTTCATGACTCATATTAGCCAAAAATTCGGATTTGAGACGCGCAGCATGTTCGGCAGACTTTGTTGCTTCGATGAGTTCACGCTCCGTGCGTTTCTGCATTGATATGTCAACAAACGCCCAAATCGATTCTGTACTATCAGCCCGTAATTGGGTGCCTGAAATATCGAACCATCCTAAGCTCCCGTCTTTACGTCGATATTCAATTTGCGTCCGAAAAACTTGCCCCGCGTTAATAATCACATAAGCCTGCTGTTCAAACGCAAGATAGACCTCTGCATTTGGGTAAAAAATACGAGTCGGCTGATTGATCAGCTCATCCGGTTGATTATAGCCCAGCATGTGAACATAGGCTTTATTCATCCAGACCATAAGGCGATTACGTAACATTACGATTCCGACCACTTCGCTTTGCAGGATAGCTTTTTGCTCTTCGATCAAATTGGATAATTTGATTTCTGCTTGCTTGCGTTCGGTGATATCCTGCTTGACGCCGACATAACTGGTGATATTTCCCTGTCCATCGCGCACAGGAGAGATAGATGCCTCTTCCCAATAGAGATCGCCATTTTTACGACGATTTTGTAACTGCCCTTGCCAGGTCTGTCCAGAGATCAAGGTATTCCAAAATTCTTGATAAAACTCCGCATCATGTTTTCCTGATTGAAGTATGCGTGGATTTTTTCCAATAATTTCATCTTGGGTATATCCCGTAACTTCACTAAACTTACGATTGACCCACTCGACATCGGCGTCAATGTTGGTAATTACTACCGCTGCCGGAACCTGTTCCACCGCAATGGTAAGACGGCGCAGATTTTCTTCCATTAATTTACGCTCGGTAATGTCGTGAATAATGGAATAAAGATAAATCCGCTCATTGACTACGATGGGGCCAGAATACACTTCGACATTGCGGATTTCCCCAGACGCTAGGCGATGACGAAATAAAAAATACATTCGCTGCTTTTCAGCAGCCGCGAGCATTTCTTGACGAATTTCTTCTTTGGTCAGACAATTAATATCTGTGATGTGCAGTGATAGTAATTGTTGTCGATCATAACCGTAGTATTTAACCACTGCGCGGTTAGCATCAATTATGCGCCCAGATTCGGAATCAACAATCAACTTGATGGCGCTATTAATCTCGAATGTCTGGTGATAGCGTGCCTCGGTTTCTGATAGTTCATGAGTTAATTTCTCAGCGATGCGCAGCGCACGAGTGCGACCGGTCACTAATAGCCATGCCACGATGGTTAGTACCAATGTTTCACTGAGACCAACAATCAACGTGTATCGTG containing:
- a CDS encoding Kdo2-lipid IVA lauroyltransferase/acyltransferase produces the protein MWLIKIVENLIVIRNHLIWIGFRLFAALPQCVVRGLGIILGMVANLFPNPVRRIIEINLRLCFPELQKIERQRLVRRTLIETGKTFTEMGALWTWELPKVLALVKKVSGEDAFQAALAQGRGAITAGPHLGAWEMAGLYLSKHYPVTTLYRPPRLAGLGERVRLARARGGARLVATDIRGVKSLYQSLMQGEVVAILPDHNPGQGMGVFAPFFGISANTMVLLSRLANKNNVPVFFVYAERLPRGQGFHIHFVPGDQGINDTDIERSCACLNAGVEECIRRHPEQYQWSYKRFKIRPEGEADLYKKK
- a CDS encoding two-component system, sensor histidine kinase and response regulator, which codes for MSSMSASLRNFHSGIWPSIVVGIGLTLTIFEWNNTREKTTQALQSEFEFRSNEIHVRVKERLKNYEQVLLGVSGLFSASKSVERDEFREYVTALHLGKNYPGIQGVGFSLLIPALKLSSHIETMRQEGFIDYNIRPAGERDPWTSIIYLEPFKDRNLRAFGYDMYSESVRRAAMDLAWNTGKTTISGKVILLQETNKDIQAGFLMYVPLYRNHLPHMTPAERRDNLVGWAYAPFRMNDLMQGILGDHYGEVGQVLGMRIYDGKSLSAASLMLDSDTARVDSGLQNSAAVFQAVHSIEIANHYWTLVVHSLPDFELRLSNDNTRYTLIVGLSETLVLTIVAWLLVTGRTRALRIAEKLTHELSETEARYHQTFEINSAIKLIVDSESGRIIDANRAVVKYYGYDRQQLLSLHITDINCLTKEEIRQEMLAAAEKQRMYFLFRHRLASGEIRNVEVYSGPIVVNERIYLYSIIHDITERKLMEENLRRLTIAVEQVPAAVVITNIDADVEWVNRKFSEVTGYTQDEIIGKNPRILQSGKHDAEFYQEFWNTLISGQTWQGQLQNRRKNGDLYWEEASISPVRDGQGNITSYVGVKQDITERKQAEIKLSNLIEEQKAILQSEVVGIVMLRNRLMVWMNKAYVHMLGYNQPDELINQPTRIFYPNAEVYLAFEQQAYVIINAGQVFRTQIEYRRKDGSLGWFDISGTQLRADSTESIWAFVDISMQKRTERELIEATKSAEHAARLKSEFLANMSHEIRTPMNGIIGLSELALYQPLTSEVRDYLRKIHDSSKSLLGILNDILDYSKIESGRMTIENAPFDLDVLADILHNLFSPRANEKALRFTIEMAPEVPRQLIGDSLRLQQVLSNLLGNAIKFTEHGQVLLRITAQAMEHSQARLLFCVEDNGIGMSEETVMRLFQPFSQADGSISRRFGGTGLGLAISRELLLLMGSDFTVESSLGKGSAFSFHLPFAVMIGMRIDTRDRIRSAQASLDNRVRRLAGARILVAEDNTINQQVIQGLLQHWGLVVKIADHGQKALDCLVNERFDVVLMDVHMPEMDGLEATRWIRQGKTGTAALPVIALTAGVTPEEREQVLASGMNGFIGKPINQEELADMLLHWIPERFEITTVASTIHPPPLPAPSLTSNTNHTEINGFEINGFDFSNLCGIFTSRAEILGILEQFSDSVREDLNEIDRALAAEKIKQASLITHRLKGAAGNIGAIDLHRAAEKLDAELRCGKYTVSSLEALREMHDHALAEIARCVEPASSLTDTTGNPETLAKLTEQLQFLMTEMDLIPDELLTEFEKALPTDRKSLYKIFKHHINQFDYKQARVTLEKLCISSFD
- the pyrF gene encoding Orotidine 5'-phosphate decarboxylase, translating into MLSSLNKNIPIRERLIVALDVPRVALAKELVEQLRDSVFFYKLGLELSMSGEYFNLIDWLRERGKKVFADLKFFDVPETVARAVRQLTDRNIQFVSVHGDDAMLAAAVKVKKDLKILAVTVLTSLNRQDLDDLGFQCEVEDLVLSRAKRALQIGCDGIISSGLEVAKLREHFGSSFIVVSPGIRPVENRLEDDQKRVVTVEQAFHNGADYIVVGRPIRDSIDPRITAEDIQTSITRAISFYTDPLLPLA